One window from the genome of Streptomyces sp. WZ-12 encodes:
- a CDS encoding phosphoribosylanthranilate isomerase gives MEPLFVKICGLRTERDVAAAVEAGADAVGFVFAESPRRIEAELVRELVRAVPEHVLTVGVFRRQPLQEIQALTAASGVRAVQLHGDEGREYYAALRQPGRTLVRAVAARDSQWSHGNGLGEDLLLLDAPAPGAGVTWDWSAPDFAAPEGRWLLAGGLTVENVPAAVAATGAWGVDVSSGVERERGVKDAELIASFVRAARGEA, from the coding sequence ATGGAGCCGTTGTTCGTCAAGATTTGTGGGCTGCGGACGGAGCGGGACGTGGCAGCGGCCGTGGAGGCGGGTGCCGACGCGGTCGGGTTCGTCTTCGCGGAGAGCCCGCGCCGCATCGAGGCCGAATTGGTCCGGGAGTTGGTGCGGGCGGTGCCGGAACACGTACTGACCGTAGGGGTGTTCCGGCGGCAGCCGCTTCAAGAGATACAGGCGTTGACGGCGGCGAGCGGCGTGCGGGCCGTACAACTGCACGGTGACGAGGGCCGTGAGTACTACGCCGCGCTCCGACAGCCGGGGCGCACCCTGGTCCGTGCGGTCGCCGCGAGGGACAGTCAGTGGAGTCACGGCAACGGGCTCGGTGAGGACCTACTGCTGCTCGACGCTCCGGCTCCCGGCGCGGGCGTGACGTGGGACTGGTCAGCCCCCGACTTCGCCGCGCCGGAGGGGCGTTGGCTGCTGGCGGGCGGGTTGACGGTGGAGAACGTGCCGGCGGCCGTAGCGGCGACAGGCGCGTGGGGGGTGGATGTCTCCAGCGGTGTGGAGCGCGAACGCGGCGTGAAGGACGCCGAGTTGATCGCCTCGTTCGTCCGGGCGGCGCGCGGCGAGGCGTGA
- a CDS encoding FAD-dependent oxidoreductase, producing the protein MHRSEGKQPQVDEEFDVVVVGGGSAGVAAAVGAARAGCRTRLIEKYGFLGGAATAASVSIYCGFFDQRRRRVVDGVGGRVLRRLREAGGYQEGSFPWSGNTFVLLDVETTKAALDRETSAAGVDVRLHSTVVAARRQDGRAREIEVSDPAGRHRIAARAFVDASGDGALCALAGAGVRVTPLAERQTSTLVCRYGGVVPGADLSREGVQAAVAAHNCCSPEPLPREKGVLARLPVTGEVLGLLVDEHVDALDAAALTGAEVSARRQARAYLDAFRTHLSGWEHACLLGTGPQLGIREGRRLHAREEVCGADALAARKRPRESIARCGWPVEVHSGQGATRFVPIEGKGWYDIPYGAICSADVDNLWAAGRLTGSDAEAFASLRVMGTAFATGHAAGVAAALYASGTRHVVPAVRAELLRQGACV; encoded by the coding sequence ATGCACCGTTCCGAGGGAAAACAGCCCCAGGTCGACGAGGAATTCGACGTCGTGGTGGTGGGCGGAGGCTCCGCGGGCGTCGCCGCGGCCGTCGGCGCGGCACGCGCGGGCTGCCGTACCCGGCTGATCGAGAAGTACGGGTTCCTGGGCGGTGCGGCCACGGCCGCCTCGGTCTCGATCTACTGCGGCTTCTTCGACCAGCGGCGCCGCCGCGTGGTCGACGGCGTCGGCGGACGCGTGCTGCGCAGGCTGCGCGAGGCCGGTGGGTATCAAGAGGGCTCGTTCCCGTGGAGCGGCAACACCTTCGTGCTGCTGGACGTGGAGACCACCAAGGCCGCTCTGGACAGGGAGACCAGCGCCGCGGGCGTCGACGTCCGCTTGCACAGCACGGTCGTCGCCGCGCGGCGACAGGACGGACGGGCCCGCGAGATCGAGGTGAGCGACCCCGCCGGCCGGCACCGCATCGCCGCGCGGGCCTTCGTCGACGCCAGCGGCGACGGGGCGTTGTGCGCCCTGGCCGGTGCCGGGGTCCGGGTGACTCCCCTTGCAGAACGGCAAACCAGCACGCTCGTCTGCCGCTACGGCGGGGTGGTACCCGGCGCGGATCTCAGCCGCGAGGGTGTGCAAGCCGCCGTTGCCGCTCACAACTGTTGCTCCCCCGAGCCCCTGCCGCGCGAGAAGGGAGTGCTGGCCCGTCTCCCGGTCACCGGGGAAGTGCTCGGCCTCCTGGTAGACGAGCACGTCGACGCCCTCGACGCGGCCGCGCTCACCGGCGCGGAGGTCAGCGCCCGACGCCAGGCCCGGGCCTACCTCGATGCGTTCCGGACGCACCTGTCGGGCTGGGAGCACGCCTGCCTGCTGGGCACCGGGCCGCAGTTGGGCATCCGCGAGGGCCGACGGCTGCATGCCCGGGAGGAGGTGTGCGGTGCGGACGCGCTCGCCGCCCGCAAGCGCCCCCGTGAGTCCATCGCCCGCTGCGGCTGGCCCGTTGAGGTCCACTCGGGCCAGGGCGCCACCCGCTTCGTACCCATCGAGGGCAAGGGCTGGTACGACATCCCTTACGGTGCGATCTGCTCCGCGGACGTGGACAACCTGTGGGCCGCGGGCCGGTTGACGGGCTCCGACGCCGAGGCGTTCGCGTCTCTGCGCGTCATGGGTACGGCCTTCGCCACCGGCCACGCGGCAGGCGTCGCGGCCGCACTGTACGCGAGCGGCACCAGGCATGTGGTGCCCGCGGTACGGGCCGAACTGCTGCGCCAAGGGGCCTGTGTCTAG
- a CDS encoding response regulator, producing MNATRMIQVLVADDSEIVRRGLSDVLESSGELHVVAQVWDGRSAVEAARRFSPDVALVDIRMPGMDGLKATRELAALPHPPRVVILTTFGEDEYVDEAVRAGASGFLLKDTPPNDLIRAIRDVAAGKATLDPAVTGRVLDALARQSPQLTPHEEEALSSLTERELQVLRLVGRGLSNADIGKALHLAEGTVKGQVSRLLTKLGADNRVQAARLAYRAGLER from the coding sequence ATGAACGCAACAAGGATGATCCAGGTCCTGGTGGCCGACGACAGTGAGATCGTGCGGCGTGGGCTGAGCGACGTACTGGAATCCAGCGGGGAACTCCACGTGGTTGCCCAGGTATGGGACGGACGCAGCGCCGTCGAGGCCGCCCGCCGCTTCTCGCCCGATGTCGCGCTGGTCGACATCCGCATGCCGGGAATGGACGGTCTCAAGGCCACACGGGAGCTGGCGGCACTACCGCACCCCCCGCGCGTGGTCATCCTCACCACGTTCGGGGAGGACGAGTACGTGGACGAAGCGGTGCGCGCAGGAGCCAGCGGTTTCCTCCTCAAGGACACCCCGCCGAACGACCTGATCCGGGCGATCCGCGACGTGGCCGCAGGCAAGGCGACCCTGGACCCAGCCGTCACCGGCAGGGTCCTGGACGCACTCGCCCGCCAGTCGCCACAACTGACCCCACACGAAGAGGAAGCACTCTCCTCGCTCACCGAACGGGAGCTGCAGGTCCTGCGGTTGGTGGGACGAGGACTGTCCAACGCCGACATCGGCAAGGCCCTCCACCTCGCCGAAGGCACGGTGAAAGGACAGGTGAGTCGCCTGCTGACCAAACTGGGGGCCGACAACCGCGTGCAGGCCGCACGGCTGGCCTACCGCGCTGGGCTCGAACGCTGA
- a CDS encoding sensor histidine kinase, whose amino-acid sequence MTQERSPHWSHRTADAVLVGAVVTISVLNSWIKGTNGLLGDAPTPLIATVSGLVSALLWWRRRWPGPVAVVIMIGFVVAFTPTPLAVAMYTVGTAYRRVRTLALYALAACAAAFLVLLTGRPSSSLRETVYFLSLVLGMLVLGQTVAIRRDLTAEAQEKAEGLEREQHLLVERAQVDERARIAREMHDIVAHRISNIVLTASALQVSPPARSAPDVARAAEDIRDEGHQALEELRDTLGILTPGRDRRQAPRTPQPDVSQLHRLVERATSRGQDARLEVNGYPEILPTPVQRAIYRIAQETLTNVAKHAPGATVTLAIDCRLDGVHISVVNGPPAQPVASEGLPSGGNGLIGLTERATLLGGTLTAGPHGNGGFKVAAHIPPHPGAPRVGENRGTP is encoded by the coding sequence GTGACGCAGGAAAGAAGTCCCCACTGGTCACACCGGACGGCTGATGCGGTCCTGGTCGGCGCAGTCGTGACCATCAGCGTCCTGAACAGTTGGATCAAGGGCACCAACGGCCTGCTCGGCGACGCCCCGACACCCCTCATCGCGACCGTCTCGGGACTGGTCAGCGCGCTCCTGTGGTGGCGACGCCGATGGCCCGGTCCGGTGGCCGTAGTGATCATGATCGGCTTCGTGGTCGCCTTCACCCCCACGCCCTTGGCCGTCGCGATGTACACCGTCGGCACCGCCTACCGCAGGGTGCGCACCCTGGCCCTGTACGCCCTGGCAGCCTGCGCCGCGGCCTTCCTCGTCCTGCTCACCGGCCGGCCGTCCAGCAGTCTGCGGGAGACCGTGTACTTCCTGTCCCTGGTCCTTGGGATGCTGGTGCTCGGCCAGACCGTCGCCATCCGACGCGACCTCACGGCAGAGGCCCAGGAAAAGGCCGAGGGGCTCGAACGCGAGCAGCACCTGCTGGTGGAACGCGCGCAGGTGGACGAGCGCGCCCGCATCGCCCGCGAGATGCACGACATCGTGGCCCATCGGATCAGCAACATCGTGCTCACAGCCAGTGCCCTCCAAGTCAGCCCGCCCGCCCGTTCAGCACCCGATGTCGCCCGGGCCGCCGAGGACATCCGCGACGAGGGGCACCAGGCGCTGGAGGAACTGCGCGACACCCTCGGCATCCTCACTCCCGGGCGCGATCGCCGACAGGCCCCCCGCACGCCGCAACCCGACGTCTCACAGCTCCACAGGCTCGTTGAACGGGCCACCTCCCGCGGCCAGGACGCCAGGCTTGAGGTGAACGGGTACCCGGAGATCCTGCCGACCCCCGTCCAGCGCGCGATCTACCGCATCGCCCAAGAAACCCTCACCAACGTCGCCAAGCACGCCCCCGGAGCCACCGTCACCCTCGCCATCGACTGCAGGCTCGACGGCGTCCACATCAGCGTCGTCAACGGTCCACCCGCCCAGCCTGTGGCCAGCGAAGGGCTCCCCAGCGGCGGCAACGGCCTCATCGGTCTCACAGAGCGTGCCACCCTGCTCGGGGGCACCCTCACCGCCGGCCCCCACGGAAACGGCGGCTTCAAGGTCGCCGCCCACATCCCGCCGCACCCCGGGGCGCCCCGCGTGGGTGAGAACCGTGGGACGCCGTAG
- a CDS encoding ATP-binding protein yields MPVIGFTSTRATAVVTRDTRAAAEARRLLETVSGAGTASTDTAALLLSEVVSNAVRHAEGATIKMVVVGDQARGTVTCAVFDSTADMGRGPRRGDAPLDELETGRGLDILDALADRWGVTMVGAHGKWVWFRVTVHERVPALAA; encoded by the coding sequence GTGCCTGTCATTGGTTTCACCAGCACCCGAGCCACCGCCGTGGTGACCCGAGACACCCGTGCGGCCGCGGAGGCCCGGCGCCTTCTCGAAACCGTCTCCGGAGCGGGCACGGCGTCGACGGATACCGCGGCGCTACTGCTGTCCGAGGTGGTCTCCAACGCGGTCCGCCACGCGGAGGGTGCCACGATCAAGATGGTTGTGGTCGGCGATCAGGCCCGCGGGACCGTCACTTGCGCGGTGTTCGACTCCACGGCGGACATGGGCCGGGGCCCGCGCCGCGGTGACGCGCCGCTGGACGAACTGGAAACGGGCCGTGGCCTGGACATCCTGGACGCGCTGGCTGACAGGTGGGGAGTGACCATGGTCGGCGCTCACGGTAAGTGGGTCTGGTTCCGCGTCACCGTCCACGAACGGGTCCCGGCCCTCGCCGCCTGA
- a CDS encoding MgtC/SapB family protein has protein sequence MAVLNEWHMAANIAAGLGFGAVIGLERQWRARMAGLRTNALVAGGSALFVLLSQYGFQAATSTTGYDGSRVAAQIVSGIGFLGAGVIMRDGLSVRGLNTAATLWCSAAVGALAGTGLYVVAALGTVGVVGANVFLRPLARGMDRGTRAGAGAEVAADYHFEVICTEPEEAHVRTLVVQAVTRPGFLLRSVRSEDAETAGKVIVTAELTTDRRDDSLLEEAVSRLSLEPAVSAVSWTVLNGPHDDADNTEGDRTARPRPRRRVRNLLTGR, from the coding sequence ATGGCCGTGCTCAACGAATGGCACATGGCGGCCAACATCGCGGCCGGTCTGGGCTTCGGCGCCGTCATCGGCCTGGAGCGCCAGTGGCGGGCCCGCATGGCGGGCCTGCGGACCAACGCGCTCGTCGCCGGCGGATCCGCCCTCTTCGTCCTCCTCTCCCAGTACGGCTTCCAGGCGGCCACCAGCACCACCGGCTACGACGGCTCACGGGTGGCCGCACAGATCGTCTCCGGCATCGGCTTCCTCGGCGCCGGCGTCATCATGCGCGACGGGCTGAGCGTGCGCGGCCTGAACACCGCCGCCACCCTGTGGTGCTCCGCCGCCGTCGGCGCCCTCGCCGGCACCGGCCTGTACGTCGTCGCCGCCCTGGGCACAGTGGGCGTCGTCGGCGCCAACGTGTTCCTGCGACCGCTGGCACGCGGAATGGATCGCGGAACGCGTGCCGGGGCCGGCGCCGAAGTAGCCGCCGACTACCACTTCGAAGTGATCTGCACCGAACCCGAGGAAGCGCACGTCCGCACCCTCGTCGTCCAAGCCGTCACCCGCCCCGGCTTCCTCCTCCGCTCCGTCCGCAGTGAGGACGCCGAGACGGCGGGCAAGGTGATCGTCACGGCCGAACTCACCACCGACCGCCGCGACGACAGCCTCCTGGAAGAGGCCGTCAGCCGACTCTCCCTGGAGCCCGCGGTCTCGGCCGTGAGCTGGACGGTGCTCAACGGACCCCACGACGACGCAGACAACACCGAGGGCGACCGCACGGCCAGGCCCCGCCCCCGGCGACGGGTCCGCAACCTCCTCACCGGCCGATGA
- the mgtA gene encoding magnesium-translocating P-type ATPase: protein MTNTTLTPTKLAPPGRNRRDRKAAELEARTRAVGERLAGFSSMPAAQVLQDADATTRGLRQDEATERLERFGANAVAQERAPRFFVQLAKAFWNPFILVLVALDAVMAWQWLQAPADEPFDPGIAILGTMVLVSGVLRFWQEYRSGRSAAALRALVTTTTAVQRRAGDGSEPLTVEIPMEQVVPGDIVRLAAGDLVPADLRLLTAKDLMVSQAALSGESLPVAKADTRTRDNGQHTTTDPVEADNLCLMGTSVTSGSATGIVVATGSDTYFGSMAGSLVGERPQTSFDTGVKKVSFLLIRFMLVMVPIVLAINGFTKGDWVEAFSFSLAVAVGLTPEMLPMVVTTNLARGAVTMAKHKVVVKRLNAIQNLGAMDVLCTDKTGTLTEDRIVLDRYLDVHGQQDMEVLEYAYLNSHFQTGLRNLMDQAVIDRVLEAEEVVVDARFTMVDEIPFDFARRRMSVVLRRNDLTGQAGTGEHVVITKGAVEEVLALCTHMTDGGERVELTDELRRTVTRTAEDHNRQGLRVLAVATRTMAAERQTYTVADESELTLIGFLAFLDPPKQDAAQALRALSDNGVTVKVVTGDNELVAARVCADVGIDVGHVITGSVIDALDDAQLRQLVRDTTVFAKTNPVQKARIVRALQAEGHTVGFLGDGINDAAALRESDVGISVDTAVDIAKESADIILLEKDLTVLEQGVIQGRQTFGNTIKYIKMTASSNFGNVFSVLVASAFIPFQPMVAMQLLVQNLAYDISQLATPWDRMDKEYLRKPRTWDAKGIGRFMLVMGPTSSVFDITTFLLMWHVFGANSEVHQSLFQSGWFVEGLLTQTLVVHMLRTRKIPFVQSRATWPVLLMTALVMAVGIMLPFSPLAATLGMQALPMSYFPWLVGTLLAYCLLTHGVKTWYIRRFNSWL, encoded by the coding sequence ATGACCAACACCACCCTCACCCCCACCAAGCTGGCCCCGCCGGGCCGCAACCGCCGTGACCGCAAGGCCGCCGAGTTGGAGGCACGCACCCGTGCCGTCGGCGAGCGCCTGGCCGGCTTCAGCTCCATGCCTGCGGCGCAGGTGCTGCAGGACGCCGACGCCACCACGCGCGGCCTGCGGCAGGACGAGGCCACCGAGCGCCTGGAGCGCTTCGGCGCCAACGCCGTCGCCCAGGAGCGCGCCCCGCGCTTCTTCGTCCAGCTCGCCAAGGCGTTCTGGAACCCCTTCATCCTGGTCCTGGTCGCGCTCGACGCCGTCATGGCCTGGCAGTGGCTGCAGGCTCCGGCCGACGAGCCCTTCGACCCGGGCATCGCCATCCTCGGCACGATGGTGCTGGTCAGCGGTGTGCTGCGGTTCTGGCAGGAGTACCGGTCGGGCCGCTCGGCCGCCGCATTGCGGGCGCTGGTCACCACCACCACGGCCGTGCAGCGCCGCGCCGGCGACGGCTCCGAGCCGCTCACCGTCGAGATACCGATGGAACAGGTCGTCCCCGGCGACATCGTGCGACTGGCCGCCGGCGACCTGGTCCCCGCCGACCTGCGACTGCTGACCGCCAAGGACCTGATGGTCAGCCAGGCCGCGCTGTCCGGCGAGTCGCTGCCCGTCGCCAAGGCGGACACCCGCACCCGCGACAACGGCCAGCACACCACCACCGACCCGGTCGAGGCCGACAACCTGTGTCTGATGGGCACCTCGGTCACCTCCGGCAGCGCCACCGGCATCGTCGTCGCCACCGGCTCGGACACCTACTTCGGTTCGATGGCCGGCTCACTCGTCGGCGAGCGCCCGCAGACCAGCTTCGACACCGGTGTGAAGAAGGTCAGCTTCCTGCTGATCCGCTTCATGCTCGTCATGGTCCCCATCGTCCTGGCGATCAACGGGTTCACCAAGGGCGACTGGGTCGAGGCGTTCAGCTTCTCGCTCGCCGTCGCGGTCGGGCTCACCCCCGAGATGCTGCCGATGGTCGTCACCACCAACCTCGCCCGCGGCGCCGTCACCATGGCCAAGCACAAGGTCGTCGTCAAGCGCCTCAACGCCATCCAGAACCTCGGTGCCATGGACGTGCTGTGCACCGACAAGACCGGCACGCTCACCGAGGACCGCATCGTCCTCGACCGCTACCTGGACGTCCACGGCCAACAGGACATGGAGGTCCTGGAGTACGCCTACCTCAACAGCCACTTCCAGACCGGCCTGCGCAACCTGATGGACCAGGCCGTCATCGACCGGGTGCTCGAAGCCGAGGAGGTTGTCGTCGACGCCCGCTTCACGATGGTCGACGAGATCCCCTTCGACTTCGCGCGCCGTCGGATGTCGGTGGTCCTGCGCCGCAACGACCTCACCGGCCAGGCAGGAACCGGTGAGCACGTCGTCATCACCAAGGGAGCCGTCGAGGAAGTCCTCGCGCTGTGCACGCACATGACGGACGGCGGCGAGCGGGTCGAGCTCACCGACGAGCTGCGTCGCACCGTCACCCGCACCGCCGAGGACCACAACCGACAGGGCCTGCGCGTACTGGCCGTCGCCACCCGCACGATGGCCGCCGAGCGCCAGACCTACACCGTCGCGGACGAGTCCGAGCTGACGCTGATCGGCTTCCTCGCCTTCCTCGACCCGCCCAAGCAGGACGCCGCCCAGGCACTGCGCGCACTGTCCGACAACGGCGTGACCGTCAAGGTCGTCACCGGCGACAACGAACTCGTCGCCGCCCGCGTCTGCGCGGACGTCGGCATCGACGTCGGCCACGTCATCACCGGCTCGGTGATCGACGCCCTCGACGACGCCCAACTGCGCCAACTGGTCCGGGACACCACGGTGTTCGCCAAGACCAACCCGGTGCAGAAGGCCCGCATCGTGCGCGCCCTCCAGGCCGAGGGGCACACCGTCGGCTTCCTCGGCGACGGCATCAACGACGCCGCGGCCCTGCGCGAGTCCGATGTCGGCATCTCCGTCGACACCGCCGTCGACATCGCCAAGGAGTCCGCCGACATCATCCTGTTGGAGAAGGACCTCACCGTCCTCGAACAGGGCGTGATCCAGGGACGCCAGACCTTCGGCAACACCATCAAGTACATCAAGATGACGGCCTCCTCGAACTTCGGGAACGTCTTCTCGGTGCTGGTCGCCTCCGCCTTCATCCCCTTCCAGCCGATGGTGGCCATGCAACTGCTCGTACAGAACCTCGCCTACGACATCTCCCAACTGGCCACTCCCTGGGACCGGATGGACAAGGAGTACCTGCGCAAGCCGCGCACCTGGGACGCCAAGGGCATCGGTCGCTTCATGCTCGTCATGGGACCGACCAGCTCCGTCTTCGACATCACCACCTTCCTGCTGATGTGGCACGTCTTCGGCGCCAACAGCGAGGTACACCAGTCGCTCTTCCAGTCCGGCTGGTTCGTCGAGGGCCTGCTGACCCAGACCCTGGTCGTGCACATGCTGCGCACCCGCAAGATCCCGTTCGTGCAGTCCCGCGCCACCTGGCCGGTGCTGCTGATGACCGCGCTGGTCATGGCCGTCGGCATCATGCTGCCGTTCTCGCCGCTCGCCGCGACGCTGGGCATGCAGGCGCTGCCGATGAGCTACTTCCCGTGGCTGGTCGGGACCTTGCTGGCGTACTGCCTGCTGACCCACGGCGTGAAGACCTGGTACATCCGCCGGTTCAACAGCTGGCTGTGA
- a CDS encoding response regulator transcription factor: MSITFENHVSADSSAGRFTRGASVVVVEREAVFRAALRNVLSRECGFDVVAETGSGQEAGQLMRAHSPQIVLMELELARAAGLHAHRWGGTLPRPPKLVLFGTAPGAETLDAALEAGALGFVTRTLDTRLLEAVLRHVLTGGCAIGADVFDGLMGSEDQRPVPRFLDHHHKVALLNESERRVLRLLGHGLDNSRIAAELHLSRTSVKTYVSRILGKLHLENRTQAALVANETGLVEQVRMSGRAGPGQGSELAL; the protein is encoded by the coding sequence ATGAGCATCACCTTCGAGAATCACGTGTCTGCCGACAGCTCTGCCGGCAGGTTCACCCGCGGTGCTTCGGTCGTCGTCGTGGAGCGCGAGGCGGTCTTCCGGGCGGCGTTGCGGAACGTGCTGTCCCGGGAGTGTGGATTCGACGTCGTGGCCGAGACCGGCTCGGGCCAGGAAGCCGGTCAACTGATGCGTGCCCACTCCCCGCAGATCGTTCTGATGGAACTGGAGCTGGCGCGGGCCGCTGGACTCCACGCCCATCGCTGGGGCGGGACGCTGCCACGACCGCCGAAACTGGTGTTGTTCGGGACGGCGCCCGGTGCGGAGACCCTCGACGCGGCGCTTGAGGCAGGCGCGTTGGGGTTCGTCACCCGGACCCTGGACACCCGGCTCCTGGAGGCGGTGCTACGGCACGTACTCACCGGCGGCTGCGCGATCGGCGCAGACGTCTTCGACGGGCTGATGGGATCCGAGGACCAGCGGCCTGTTCCGCGATTCCTCGACCATCACCACAAGGTCGCGCTGTTGAACGAGAGCGAGCGCCGAGTCCTCCGGTTGCTGGGGCACGGGCTGGATAATTCCCGGATCGCGGCGGAGCTCCATCTCTCCCGGACGAGCGTCAAAACGTATGTGTCCCGGATCCTGGGGAAGCTGCATCTGGAGAACCGTACCCAGGCCGCCTTGGTCGCGAATGAGACGGGGTTGGTGGAGCAGGTGAGGATGTCTGGGCGGGCGGGGCCCGGTCAGGGTTCTGAACTGGCGTTGTGA
- a CDS encoding response regulator — MTVRVMIVDDQPIARSGLCFLVNSMPEYEVVAEAEDGVDAVAMAREHEVMMVLLDLRMPRIDGVETTRQLMRMAEPPKVIVMTTFAVDERAVDALEAGAHGFLTKYLRPEELRAGMDAVMNGGQVVSGEVLDFLMHKASSGTTSLHARRDGLPVLLTESERRVLSLLGAGLSNSQIADALYLSVSSVKTYVSRLLKKLNLDNRTQAAVLANELDFTDEWQQRSEPRDPFQAPPAPEP; from the coding sequence ATGACCGTGCGCGTCATGATCGTCGACGACCAGCCGATCGCCCGGTCCGGCCTGTGCTTCCTCGTCAACTCCATGCCGGAGTACGAGGTGGTGGCCGAGGCCGAGGACGGCGTCGACGCGGTCGCCATGGCCCGCGAACACGAGGTAATGATGGTGTTGTTGGACCTGCGGATGCCCCGGATCGACGGCGTGGAGACCACCCGACAGCTCATGCGCATGGCCGAGCCGCCCAAGGTGATCGTGATGACCACCTTCGCGGTCGACGAGCGCGCTGTGGACGCCTTGGAGGCCGGCGCGCACGGGTTCCTGACGAAGTATCTGCGCCCGGAGGAACTGCGTGCCGGGATGGACGCCGTCATGAACGGCGGTCAGGTCGTCTCCGGCGAGGTGCTCGACTTCCTCATGCACAAGGCGTCCAGTGGCACGACGAGCCTCCACGCCCGCCGAGACGGACTGCCTGTCCTCCTCACCGAGTCCGAGCGCCGCGTGCTGAGCCTGCTCGGAGCGGGACTCAGCAATTCCCAGATCGCCGATGCGCTCTACCTCTCGGTCTCCAGCGTCAAGACCTACGTCTCCCGCCTGTTGAAGAAGTTGAACCTCGACAACCGCACTCAGGCGGCGGTCCTCGCCAACGAGCTCGACTTCACGGACGAGTGGCAGCAGCGTTCAGAGCCCCGCGACCCGTTCCAAGCCCCTCCCGCGCCAGAGCCGTAG